In a single window of the Chondrocystis sp. NIES-4102 genome:
- a CDS encoding peptidase U62 modulator of DNA gyrase, with protein MIQASIDITKQELANLAIELIKQNNCEYGDIRLCNYRQQSLSARDRSLNRLTDNVSSGFGVRVLLNGAWGFVASHRLTRDEIKRVVDLAIETAKGSRLTQLEPVKLAPVAAYQDQYITPIQIDPFEVSMSTKAELLLKINEELLAYENQGIKKAYSFLSFTKQEQTFASTVGSMIEQTIYRSFPGMGCTAIALGDAKSRSYERPPLNIGYEHIDADDLLGNVARVAQQAIEKVHASELTSDGKTTLILKPSNLFLTIHESVGHPTELDRVYGYEANFAGTSFATTDKLHKLQYAAPWVNFVADRTQPHGRGTMAYDDEGVPAQKWYVVKDGILNDYLTDRETAYRLGRDSSNGSAYADSWSSTPMVRIPNLGLEPGKSGDSHTASLEAMIADTEEGILIDGIGSYSIDQQRRNFQFGGDAFWQIKKGKIVGMLKNVTYHSMTTDFWNSVDALGDQSELVQCGTNMCGKGEPMQIAQMTHACVPVRVRDIHVGT; from the coding sequence ATGATCCAAGCTTCTATAGACATTACCAAGCAAGAATTAGCCAACCTAGCCATTGAATTAATCAAACAAAATAATTGCGAATATGGTGATATTCGTCTGTGCAACTATCGTCAGCAAAGTTTATCAGCGCGCGATCGCTCTTTAAATCGTTTAACTGATAATGTTAGTTCTGGTTTTGGAGTCAGAGTACTACTTAACGGTGCGTGGGGTTTTGTAGCATCCCACCGTCTTACTAGGGACGAAATTAAAAGAGTTGTGGATCTTGCGATCGAAACTGCAAAAGGAAGTCGTTTAACTCAACTTGAACCAGTAAAATTAGCCCCAGTTGCAGCTTATCAAGATCAATATATTACACCTATTCAAATTGATCCTTTTGAAGTATCAATGTCTACTAAGGCAGAATTACTATTGAAAATTAACGAGGAATTACTAGCTTACGAAAATCAAGGTATTAAAAAAGCTTATTCTTTCCTAAGTTTCACTAAACAAGAACAAACATTTGCTTCTACCGTCGGTTCAATGATCGAACAAACCATTTATCGTAGTTTTCCAGGAATGGGGTGTACAGCGATCGCACTGGGAGATGCTAAAAGTAGAAGTTATGAACGTCCACCTCTTAATATAGGTTATGAACATATTGATGCGGATGATTTATTGGGTAATGTGGCAAGGGTCGCCCAACAAGCAATTGAAAAGGTTCACGCTAGCGAATTAACCAGCGACGGTAAAACAACCTTAATTTTAAAGCCTAGTAATTTATTTTTAACCATTCATGAATCTGTAGGACATCCTACCGAACTAGATCGTGTTTACGGTTACGAAGCCAACTTTGCAGGTACAAGCTTTGCCACCACCGATAAGCTACACAAACTACAATATGCTGCCCCTTGGGTTAACTTTGTTGCCGATCGCACTCAGCCTCACGGAAGAGGTACGATGGCTTATGATGATGAGGGTGTACCAGCCCAAAAATGGTATGTAGTTAAAGATGGTATTCTCAATGACTATCTAACAGATCGAGAAACTGCTTATCGTTTAGGACGTGATAGTAGTAACGGTAGTGCCTATGCAGACAGTTGGTCAAGTACACCGATGGTACGTATTCCTAACTTGGGCTTAGAGCCTGGTAAAAGTGGAGATTCCCATACCGCCTCCTTAGAAGCAATGATTGCTGACACCGAAGAAGGTATTCTTATAGATGGCATTGGTAGTTATTCCATCGATCAACAAAGACGTAACTTTCAATTTGGTGGTGATGCTTTTTGGCAGATTAAAAAAGGGAAAATAGTAGGAATGCTTAAAAATGTAACCTATCACAGCATGACTACTGACTTTTGGAATAGTGTTGATGCTTTAGGTGATCAATCAGAATTAGTTCAATGTGGGACTAATATGTGTGGTAAAGGTGAGCCGATGCAAATTGCCCAAATGACTCATGCTTGTGTACCAGTTAGGGTAAGGGATATTCATGTAGGTACATAA